From the genome of Streptomyces sp. NBC_00659, one region includes:
- a CDS encoding alpha/beta hydrolase family protein, with translation MFRGLLRAVPALLLTAAAAFTVAPSAAAAPAAAPLPAVAAADPSAPGTQAVAYTDVTVSASGRSFSARVWYPGTTAGANAPVAAGAHPGLAFGHGFFQDISKYESLLRHYASWGLITVTPKSQGGLFPSHSDFADDLNASLTWLTAQNTTTGSRFAGTVDTAHLGLSGHSMGGGAALLAASRSTSVRSVSTLAAAETNPSAVTASGALGIPAQYVGGSQDGIAGVAGNQQKMYDAKSAPAQLRVITGGFHCGFVDSWGIGCDSGSITRAAQQKLTQGVTTAYLLHTLGGDTSYYDQVWGSAARNLAGVVYSAKP, from the coding sequence GTGTTCCGTGGACTGTTACGGGCCGTGCCGGCGCTGCTGCTGACCGCGGCGGCCGCCTTCACCGTCGCCCCCTCCGCGGCCGCCGCACCCGCGGCCGCACCCCTGCCCGCCGTCGCCGCGGCGGACCCCTCGGCGCCCGGTACCCAAGCCGTCGCGTACACCGATGTGACCGTGTCGGCGTCGGGCCGTTCCTTCAGCGCGCGGGTCTGGTACCCGGGCACGACCGCCGGCGCCAACGCGCCCGTCGCCGCCGGAGCCCATCCGGGCCTGGCCTTCGGGCACGGCTTCTTCCAGGACATCTCCAAATACGAGTCGCTGCTGCGGCACTATGCGTCCTGGGGGCTCATCACCGTCACGCCGAAGTCCCAGGGAGGCCTCTTCCCGAGCCACTCGGACTTCGCCGACGATCTGAACGCGTCCCTGACCTGGCTCACCGCCCAGAACACCACGACAGGCTCCCGCTTCGCCGGCACGGTCGACACGGCCCACCTCGGGCTTTCCGGACACTCCATGGGCGGCGGCGCCGCACTGCTGGCCGCGAGCCGCAGCACGTCGGTCAGGAGTGTCTCCACCCTGGCGGCCGCCGAGACCAACCCGTCGGCGGTCACGGCCTCCGGCGCCCTGGGCATTCCCGCCCAGTACGTGGGCGGCAGCCAGGACGGCATCGCGGGGGTCGCCGGCAACCAGCAGAAGATGTACGACGCGAAGTCCGCCCCCGCCCAACTGCGTGTCATCACCGGCGGCTTCCACTGCGGCTTCGTCGACAGCTGGGGGATCGGCTGCGACAGCGGATCGATCACCCGCGCCGCACAGCAGAAACTCACCCAGGGCGTCACCACCGCCTATCTCCTCCACACCCTGGGCGGCGACACCTCGTACTACGATCAGGTCTGGGGCTCCGCCGCCCGGAACCTGGCCGGGGTCGTGTACTCGGCCAAGCCCTGA
- a CDS encoding class I adenylate-forming enzyme family protein has product MEDLPAHLRSVPDGRHPGRSMVTGLRRWAAAAPARTAVVDGAGRLSFAAVHSRSNRLASSLLAAGLNPGDRVAVLLGNRLEYPEIAAALGKAGLAMVPIGVRQTVPEIAFITGHSGARALVVQHDRSEEVCAAVSVDVVVRVGGPGPGRDYEEVLTRGRDVDPRVAVTGDDTFCVQYTSGTTGRPKGALLTHAARALTAELSAYEWGLGEARVSVAVAPMSHGAGFMFGYAPLLTGGTVVMLPRWDPGHLLDLVPRERARSVFLVPTHAQAVRDLGGEGPQGRDLSSLDTLYFNAAALPVPLKEWVLDAFPQCGVHELYGSTEGGVVTDLRPADARRKAGSVGRAWFRTRLRILGDDGVEVPAGVPGELFSHSPFLMKGYLDDAEASAACRTTDGFLSVGDVATMDEEGYVRIVDRKKDVIISGGLNVYPREVEEASLAHPGVAQCAVVGVPDPLWGEVVTAYVVPPAGAVPVGVDELALFLRPLLAGYKLPRQVRTVAALPRNSAGKVLKRELRAAAAPQAPSPRHPPPVPPR; this is encoded by the coding sequence GTGGAAGATCTCCCGGCACATCTGCGGTCCGTCCCGGACGGCCGGCACCCCGGGCGCTCCATGGTCACGGGGCTGCGCCGCTGGGCGGCAGCCGCGCCCGCGCGGACGGCCGTCGTGGACGGCGCCGGGCGTCTGAGCTTCGCCGCCGTGCACAGCCGCTCCAACCGGCTGGCGAGCTCGCTCCTCGCCGCGGGCCTCAACCCCGGCGACCGCGTCGCCGTGCTGCTCGGCAACCGGCTCGAATACCCCGAGATCGCGGCGGCCCTCGGCAAGGCGGGACTGGCGATGGTGCCGATCGGTGTGCGGCAGACGGTCCCGGAGATCGCGTTCATCACCGGGCACAGCGGGGCCCGCGCGCTCGTCGTGCAGCACGACCGTTCCGAGGAGGTGTGCGCGGCCGTCTCCGTGGACGTCGTCGTGCGGGTCGGCGGACCGGGACCGGGGCGCGACTACGAAGAAGTTCTCACGCGGGGCCGTGACGTGGATCCGCGCGTCGCGGTCACCGGGGACGACACGTTCTGTGTCCAGTACACGTCGGGGACGACCGGGCGGCCCAAGGGCGCGCTCCTCACCCACGCGGCCCGTGCGCTGACGGCCGAACTGTCGGCGTACGAATGGGGCTTGGGCGAGGCGCGGGTCAGCGTCGCCGTGGCGCCCATGAGCCACGGCGCCGGATTCATGTTCGGCTACGCTCCCCTGCTCACCGGCGGGACGGTGGTGATGCTGCCCCGGTGGGACCCCGGGCATCTGCTGGACCTCGTCCCGCGGGAGCGCGCCCGGTCCGTCTTCCTGGTGCCGACCCACGCCCAGGCCGTACGGGACCTGGGCGGCGAGGGACCGCAGGGCCGGGACCTGTCGTCCCTGGACACCCTGTACTTCAACGCGGCCGCGCTCCCCGTCCCGCTCAAGGAATGGGTGCTGGACGCCTTCCCGCAATGCGGTGTGCACGAGTTGTACGGGTCGACCGAGGGCGGTGTGGTGACCGACCTGCGCCCCGCGGACGCGCGCCGCAAGGCCGGTTCGGTGGGCCGGGCCTGGTTCCGTACCCGGCTCAGGATCCTCGGCGACGACGGCGTCGAGGTCCCCGCAGGCGTACCCGGCGAACTCTTCAGTCACTCGCCGTTCCTGATGAAGGGGTATCTGGACGACGCCGAGGCGAGCGCGGCCTGCCGCACCACCGACGGCTTTCTGAGCGTCGGCGATGTCGCGACGATGGACGAGGAGGGCTACGTCCGCATCGTCGACCGCAAGAAGGACGTGATCATCTCGGGCGGGCTCAACGTCTATCCGCGCGAGGTGGAGGAGGCCTCCCTCGCGCATCCGGGCGTGGCCCAGTGCGCGGTGGTCGGGGTGCCCGACCCGCTCTGGGGCGAGGTGGTCACCGCGTACGTCGTTCCGCCGGCCGGCGCCGTGCCCGTCGGCGTCGATGAACTCGCCTTGTTCCTGCGGCCGTTGCTCGCCGGCTACAAACTGCCGCGGCAGGTGCGCACGGTGGCGGCGTTGCCCCGCAACTCCGCCGGCAAGGTCCTCAAGCGCGAACTGCGCGCGGCCGCCGCCCCGCAGGCGCCGTCACCGCGGCACCCGCCGCCCGTTCCGCCCCGGTGA
- a CDS encoding polysaccharide deacetylase family protein, with protein sequence MARHGSRRGWYGKVAGAALGVTLLAAGASVWTAQAGAVPDASPRPAASAGQAAVKPVAVTIVHASDKGARGVNITIDDGPDPVWTPQVLDVLREYGVKATFCMVGTQAQAHPDLVKKVVAAGHRLCDHSVSHDTGMDAKSQAYQSQQILDAERMITKASGGVRPMYYRAPGGAFTPYSRKLAASRGMRPLGWNVDSKDFERPGTDAVVATVERELPNGPTILFHDAGGDRSQTVEALRRILPWLKEQGHTFGFPVR encoded by the coding sequence ATGGCACGGCACGGCAGCAGGCGGGGCTGGTACGGCAAGGTGGCCGGGGCGGCACTCGGGGTGACGTTGCTGGCCGCCGGTGCCTCGGTGTGGACCGCGCAGGCCGGTGCCGTGCCCGACGCGTCGCCCCGCCCGGCCGCGTCGGCCGGGCAGGCCGCGGTCAAGCCGGTGGCGGTGACCATCGTGCACGCCTCGGACAAGGGCGCGCGCGGGGTCAACATCACCATCGACGACGGCCCCGACCCGGTGTGGACCCCTCAAGTACTGGACGTGCTGCGCGAGTACGGAGTGAAGGCCACTTTCTGCATGGTGGGGACCCAGGCGCAGGCCCATCCGGACCTCGTGAAGAAGGTGGTCGCGGCCGGACACCGGCTGTGCGACCACTCGGTGTCGCACGACACCGGCATGGACGCCAAGTCCCAGGCCTACCAGTCGCAGCAGATACTCGACGCCGAACGCATGATCACCAAGGCGTCCGGGGGCGTACGGCCCATGTACTACCGGGCGCCCGGCGGGGCTTTCACCCCGTACAGCCGCAAGCTGGCCGCCTCCCGGGGCATGCGGCCGCTGGGCTGGAACGTGGACTCCAAGGACTTCGAACGGCCGGGCACGGACGCCGTCGTCGCCACGGTCGAGCGGGAGCTGCCCAACGGGCCGACGATCCTCTTCCACGACGCGGGCGGCGACCGCTCCCAGACCGTCGAGGCCCTGCGCCGGATCCTCCCCTGGCTGAAGGAGCAGGGGCACACCTTCGGCTTCCCGGTGCGCTGA
- a CDS encoding VOC family protein, translated as MSSVKQFQVTFDCEQPERVARFWCEVLGYVVPPPPAGFATWDDYGRSQPPEEQGSWFACADPTGVGPRLYFQRVPEGRVVKNRVHLDVRVGTGLVGAERLAVLEAECARLIALGAVHVRTLVADDKNESCIGMQDVEGNEFCLD; from the coding sequence ATGTCATCCGTCAAGCAGTTCCAGGTCACCTTCGACTGTGAGCAACCTGAGCGCGTCGCCCGCTTTTGGTGCGAGGTGTTGGGCTACGTCGTACCGCCGCCGCCGGCGGGGTTCGCCACATGGGACGACTATGGCCGCTCGCAGCCACCCGAGGAGCAGGGCTCATGGTTCGCGTGCGCCGATCCCACCGGCGTCGGCCCGCGACTGTACTTCCAGCGCGTTCCCGAGGGCAGGGTCGTCAAGAACCGGGTGCATCTCGACGTGCGGGTCGGCACCGGTCTCGTGGGTGCTGAGCGCCTTGCCGTCCTCGAGGCCGAATGCGCACGTCTGATCGCGCTCGGCGCGGTACACGTGCGAACACTCGTTGCCGATGACAAGAACGAGTCCTGCATCGGGATGCAGGACGTCGAGGGCAACGAGTTCTGTCTCGACTGA